AAGAATATAAAATGCTAATTCCAAAATGAACGAATAAAATTAATCCGCCCAATATAGGTGTCAACATTATAGAAGTTATTTCAGCTTGCTGATTAACCAATAATATCATTTGCGACTTATCATTATTAGCTGCCGATAACCTCGGAAAATAATCAGTACTCATAGCAGAAAATACAAGTCCTACATATGAATTCACAATAGTGAACCCTGCCGTAAAAAGGCCAACATCATCTAACCCGCCATCACTCCTCATATAAATCCGAATCCCATACGCTACAACCATATTTAATATACCCGAAACAGATATCGCCATTCCAAGTTGTAACAAAGGCTTAGAATTCTTTATCAATTCATTTGAATCTAGTCTAACTCTTTTTATTTTTAGCTTTTTGAAAAAAGGTATCGTTACAAAATACCCCACAATTGATGACAATATCATACTTGGGACAACACCATCAAGTCCATACCAGTAATATAATGGAACAGACACACATAGACCTAAAAAGCTCCCAAAAAGAGTTGACAATGCCAGATATGACAATTTTCGAGAACCTTGAAAAATTGCCTTGTTCCCAACCAATAATTGATTTACCAATAAAGTGATTGATAGCAATCTTAAACCCGTATTAAAATCACTATTACCAAAAGTTAGCTTCCCAATTGGCTCAGCAAAAATTAGTAAAAGTAAAGCTCCAAAAATTCCAGTTACCCAAACTACTCGCCTAATTATTCCAACTGTCTTATAAAAATCTTCTTTATCATCAGAAACATAAGCTTGTGAAATCTCCTTAACCGCACTCGTACCAATACCAAAGTTGGTTAGATTCGTTATTAAACTGATCGTGGTATTTAATAATCCGACTAAACCGAAACCTACAGGCCCTAGTAAAACCGCCATTACTTTAGATTTCGCTATCTGAATTATTATTTGAAATACCTGTACTCCACCAAATAAAGTTGTCCCTTTGAGAATATCAGAGTATCCCTTACTTTTATTCAAAATCAATAATTGTTAATAGTATCTACTACCAATTCCAACTCATCTTTACTCAAGACCCCACTCATTGGTAAACTTAAGACTTCATTGTGTAGTTTTTCTGTTAAAGGATAGCTTTGATCTTTATAATTACTATACGCTTTTTGTTTATGTGGTGGTATTGGATAGTGAATAATAGTACTCACCTTATGATCCAACAGATATTTTTGAAATTCTTCTCTGTTTGATATTCGAATAACAAATAAATGCCAAACGTGACCTACTTCACTCAATACTGTAGGCAACACAAGCTTTTCATTATTAATATTTGTCAGATAAAAGTTTGCCACGCTTCTTCTTGCATCAATATCATCTTTTAGGTATTTCAATTTCACATTAAGAAATGCAGCTTGCATTTCGTCCATTCTAGAATTATATCCCTGGTACATATTTTCATATTTAACATGCGATCCATAATTCCTTAAAGCCGAAATTACATTCATCAATTCCTTGTCATTCGAAGTTACCGCTCCAGCATCACCGAGCGCTCCTAAGTTTTTACCTGGGTAAAAACTATGCCCTGTAACATCTCCTATACCACCTGATATTTTTCCATTCCACTCGGCACCATGTGACTGGGCACCATCTTCAACCACCTTCAGTCCATATTTCTCCGCAAGAGCTAACATGTTATGATCTATGGATATTTGTCCATATAAATGAACAGCTAAAATTGCCTTAGTTTTTGAAGTAATTTTTTCCTCAATTTTAGCACTATTAAGATTGTAGGTACTTTCGTTAGGTTCTACAAATACTGGTATCAAATTATTATCCGTAACAGCCAATACCGAAGCGATATAAGTATTTGCAGGAACAATAACCTCGTCTCCATGATTCATTACTCCCATCTCAATATAAGCCCTAAAAATCAGACGTAAAGCATCTAAACCATTCGCCACACCCAAAGCATATTGAGTATTACAAAATTTGGCATAGTCAGACTCAAATTGATTCAACTCTTCTCCTAATAAATACCACCCTGAATCAATTACTCTATTTGCTGCTTCCTTTAATTCCTGGTGATATTGTGCATTTACTTTCTGTAAATCCAAAAATTTAACCATTGTTCAATACTTTATTTATACCATTAAAATGTTGGTTATTTGGATCAAGATAATCTAAAACTGAAAGTCCTTTCCAATCTTTTTTATCAATACCAACTCCCAGTTTAATAAGCCTTTCTATCATTTTTAGATCACCACTAATCTCTGCATACGAT
This genomic interval from bacterium SCSIO 12643 contains the following:
- a CDS encoding O-antigen translocase, with the translated sequence MNKSKGYSDILKGTTLFGGVQVFQIIIQIAKSKVMAVLLGPVGFGLVGLLNTTISLITNLTNFGIGTSAVKEISQAYVSDDKEDFYKTVGIIRRVVWVTGIFGALLLLIFAEPIGKLTFGNSDFNTGLRLLSITLLVNQLLVGNKAIFQGSRKLSYLALSTLFGSFLGLCVSVPLYYWYGLDGVVPSMILSSIVGYFVTIPFFKKLKIKRVRLDSNELIKNSKPLLQLGMAISVSGILNMVVAYGIRIYMRSDGGLDDVGLFTAGFTIVNSYVGLVFSAMSTDYFPRLSAANNDKSQMILLVNQQAEITSIMLTPILGGLILFVHFGISILYSSDFLSVTNMVVWAALGTMLKGVSWALAYVFLATGESKAFFWNELVYNIYFFVSSLLGYYFFGLSGLGLAILVTYIIYGIQVYIIIRRKIDFSFSNSFIRMLLIQLSLVTGIVLVHFLISDWTKYIFGGIIFLVSIIMSYNELNKRLDITNLIKKKIL
- a CDS encoding DegT/DnrJ/EryC1/StrS family aminotransferase, with the protein product MVKFLDLQKVNAQYHQELKEAANRVIDSGWYLLGEELNQFESDYAKFCNTQYALGVANGLDALRLIFRAYIEMGVMNHGDEVIVPANTYIASVLAVTDNNLIPVFVEPNESTYNLNSAKIEEKITSKTKAILAVHLYGQISIDHNMLALAEKYGLKVVEDGAQSHGAEWNGKISGGIGDVTGHSFYPGKNLGALGDAGAVTSNDKELMNVISALRNYGSHVKYENMYQGYNSRMDEMQAAFLNVKLKYLKDDIDARRSVANFYLTNINNEKLVLPTVLSEVGHVWHLFVIRISNREEFQKYLLDHKVSTIIHYPIPPHKQKAYSNYKDQSYPLTEKLHNEVLSLPMSGVLSKDELELVVDTINNY